A segment of the Bacteroidota bacterium genome:
CGGGAGCCATAGTTGTACCAAAATAAGAAGGCTCACTAAACGTACTGTTAATGCGTAAACCTATACCTCCCGGACTTAACATCCATTTATTTAAGGTCATGAACGTCCGCCAATCATATCCCGGAGTAAAACGAATCAAATAACTTGTCCATTGTATAAGTCCTAACGCGGCGACTATAAAAGCAAATTTGAGGTAAATAGTAATAATACGCTTAATATCGTAATCGTAGTAATGCATTACATACCTGTAAAAAATCAAGTTAATAGCAATGTTCACTAATATCTTGAGAAGGTTTCCTACAGTATTATTATCTAGGTATACATTTAACAAACCTGTAATTAAGAGCGGCAAAATGATATAAAGTGTTTGTACCGGAAACTTATACTTGAAAATGAAAATAAAAAGTAAAATTATTAATGGAAGATACCCCGGATAAAACTCAAAAGGCAATACGCCTTTAAACATTACGTAACCCGTAAAGAATAAGTTTAAGAATATCCCAAAGTCGATTAAGTTCAATTAAATAATATTTACCTCGCGCTCGAGTTTAACTCCAAATTTAGCAAATACGGTTTGTAATACATGCTCCGACAAAGAATATATTTCATCGCCATTAGCGCCACCCTTATTCACCAACACCAAAGCTTGTTTATCATGTACTGCCGCATTTCCAACCTGATACCCCTTTAATCCACTCTGCTCAATAAGCCAACCTGCAGCTAACTTATAATTTCCATTTTCTAAAGGATAAGCTACAACATTCGGAAATTGCTTTTTGATTCGCTCATATTCACTCACCTCTACTTCCGGGTTCTTAAAAAAACTTCCGGCATTGCCCATCACTTTTGGATCGGGCAATTTAGAAGAGCGAATGTTTATTACCGCCTGCGACACATCATTTATTCCCGGTTGTTTAACACCCATACTTTCAAGCTCAGTGTTAATAGCACCATAGCTGGTATTAAGATTTATCTTTTTATTGAGTCTGAAAGTAACTGAAACAATCATGAATTTATTCTTTAATTCATGTTTAAACACGCTTTCACGATAGCCGAAATTACACGCTTGCTTCGTAAATTCTTTTAGGGTACCGTTCTTTAAATCTATAGCCTCCAAACAATCAAACACATCCTTAATTTCTACACCGTAGGCTCCAATATTTTGCATCGGACTTGCACCAACACAGCCTGGTATCAATGACAAATTCTCTAATCCTGCCAAATTTCTTTGAATACACCATTGTACAAACTCATGCCAAACTTCGCCCGCCGAAGCCTTTACAAAAACATAATCTCCCTCTTCCCTCACAACTTCAATTCCCTTAAGGTTATTCTTGATTACCAAACCATCAAAATTTTTCGTCAGTAAAATATTGCTGCCGCCCCCAATAATTAAATGTTTATTGCGTTTATACACATCAGAATCTAATAATGCATTCAAATCAGAAACCGAATTTATCTCCACAAAATGGTTACAGGAAGCCTCTATACCAAATGTATTATAGGGCTTTAACGAAACATTGTCGGCAATTTTAATCATATTTCAAATGTACGCATATAGGCAGGCTTAATTTTTTTAACTTTAGGGGCAATATCAACAAAAACCTTGTTTACAACTACAAATAAAACTGTTATCCTGAGCGTGATTAATGATCTGGCCACCGATCAACGTGTATTGCGCTCTGCTAATGTGTTAAAGGAACAAGGTTATGAGGTTCTTTTATTCGGACGGGAATTAAAAAATTCGCCGTCTGTAGCACATTTACCCTATAAAACAAAACGAATTAAAATGCTATTTACGAGTGGCCCCGCATTTTATTTGTTTTTTAATTTACGCCTGTTACTGTTTCTCTTAAAACAAAAAAGCACTTTACTTTTCGCTAATGATTTAGATACCATTTGGCCAAATTATTTTGTTGCCAAACTCAGAAAGCTTCCTTTGATTTATGATAGTCATGAAATTTTCTGTGAAGTTCCGGAACTTCAAAAAACACCGATAAAAAAGAAAATTTGGGAATCGCTTGAAGCGAAAATTATCCCTAAGCTTACTTATTGTATTACTGTTAATCAAAGTATTGCCGACTATTTCAATCAGAAGTATAAGATTAATTTCGTAGCGGTTCGCAATATTCCTGAAACCATCACCCAAACTCCGAAAACTAAAACGCAACTCGGAATGCCTTCAAACAAAACCATTTTAATTTTACAAGGAGCAGGAATAAACATTCAGCGCGGTGCCGAAGAACTCGTTGAGGCCATGCAATATATTGAAAAAGCGCATTTGTATATCATTGGCGGCGGTGATGTTTTTGAAACACTAAAAAAATCCGTTAAGCAATTAAACCTTGGGCATAAAATCACCATCAAAGAAAAAATGCCTAAATCCGAACTACAACATTATACATTCAATTCCGATATTGGAATTAGCATTGACAAAGACTCAAATCTCAATTATCATTATAGCTTACCCAATAAGTTTTTTGATTACACCCAAGCCAATTTGGCTGTTTTAGCCACTCGCTTACCTGAAATCGAGAAATTAATTAAAACTTACAATGTTGGATGTTTCATCAATCATCATGAACCACAACACATTGCTAATACCGTCAACGATATGATTGAATCCGGTCAACTTTCCGAATGGAAAAACAATTGTCAACGTTTAAACCAAGAAAATAATTGGGAGCATGAAAAACAAAAACTTATTCAAGTCATAACATCCATTCATTAATTTTTTTACTTTTAGGCATGGAATTTTCAGCACAACAAATTGCAGGATTATTAGGCGGAACCATTGAAGGAAATGAAAACGCCAAAGTTTCTAATTTATCCAAAATTGAAGAAGGAAAACCGGGAACACTTTCGTTCTTGGCGAATCCATTATACACGCCGCATATTTACGAAACGGATGCCAGCATTGTTATCGTAAACAAAACACTTCAACTCGATAAACCGGTAAAATCAACCTGCACATTAATTCGTGTGGATGATGCATACGGTTGTTTTGCCAAACTGCTTGAAATGTACAATCAGTTTAAACTGAACAAAACCGGTATCGAACAACCTTCACACATTTCAAAAACAGCCACACTCGGAAAAGATTGTTATGTTGGTGCCTTTGCCTATATAGGTGAAAATGTAAAAATTGGTAACAATGTAAAAATATACCCGCAATGTTACATTGGTGATAATACCACAATTGGCGACGACTGCACCTTTTATTCCGGCGTTAAAATTTACCACGATTGCGTAGTTGGAAAGGATGTTACCATTCACGCCAGCACAGTGGTTGGAAGCGACGGATTTGGTTTTGCTCCAAACTCAGAAAACAATTATAAAAAAGTACCGCAAATAGGAAACGTGATTATTGAAGACCACGTTGAAATCGGTTCCAATACTTCTATCGATCGCGCTACACTCGGGTCAACGATTATTCGCAAAGGGGTTAAATTAGATAACCTTATCCAAATCGCACATAATGTTGAAGTGGGAGAAAACACCGTTATGGCCGGAGGCGCGTTTATTGCAGGCTCAACCAAAATTGGAAAAAACGTAATGATTGGCGGACAAGCCGGTGTAATTGGGCATTTAAAAGTAGCTGACGGTGTGAAAATTGCAGGACAATCCGGTGTGGGAAGTAATATTGAAACAGAGAATGAAATTGTTCAAGGTTCCCCTGCATTTGGTATTGGAGAATATAAACGCGCTTATGTTTTATTCAGAGGATTGCCTAAACTAAACGAAAGAGTACGTGAGCTTGAAAAACAGCTTAAAAACTCTAAATAAAATCTCAAAAACGAGACCCTCTATTTAGCAAAAATTGCTTATTTTAGCCCTTAGCAGATTTTCTGCCTAATTCTGTATTTTTTATAATGAGCGATAAACAGCATACCATCAAACAAAAAGTATCGGTTACAGGCGTTGGCTTACATACCGGTAAAAAAGTAACCTTAACTTTTAATCCTGCACCGGAAAATCATTGGTTCAAATTTCAACGTACGGATGTAGAGGGTCAACCCATTATTGAAGCAGATGCCGATTTAGTGGTAGATACCTCCCGTGGTACTACTTTAGAAAAAAACGGTGTTCGTGTTCATACAACGGAGCATGTTTTAGCAGCCTTGGTTGGTTTAGGAATCGATAATTGCTTAATCCAAGTTGACGGTCCGGAAATGCCGATTATGGATGGCAGTTCCTGGAAATTCATTGAAGCTTTGGAAGCTGCTGAGATTGTTGAACAGGATGCAGAGCGCGAATATTTTGAATTGACTGAAAACTTAACCTACGAAGATCCGATTAAGAAAGTTGAAATGTTGGCGGTACCTCAAGAGACATTCCGTGTTACTGTAATGGTTGACTACAATAGTGAAGTTTTAGGTACTCAGCACGCGGGCATGTATCACATCGGTGAGTTTAAAGAAGAAATTTCAAAATGCCGCACCTTCGTATTTCTTCACGAATTAGAAGCATTGTTGGCTCACAATTTAATTAAGGGTGGTGATTTGGATAACGCCATTGTGTTAGTTGAAAACGAATTACCAAAGGAGAAATTGGATCATCTAAAAAAATTATTTAATAAAGAACATGTTGAAGTAAAAGGACGTGGTGTTCTCAACAACACCAAACTTCACTTCTATAACGAACCGGCTCGTCATAAACTGTTAGACATTGTTGGCGATCTTGCTCTTGCCGGAAAACCAATGAAGATTCACGTACTTGCTGCTCGTCCGGGTCATGCCGGAAACGTTGCCTTTGCAAAGAAAATTAAAGAGGTAATGAAAAAACAGAAAAACGAGCGCATGGTTCCTAAGTTGGATTTAACTGCTACTCCGGTATGCAACGTTCGTGATATTCAAACTATCTTACCTCATCGTCCGCCATTTTTAATGGTAGACAAAATTTTAGAATTAACCCCGGAATATGTGATTGGTGTAAAAAACGTAACCATGACAGAATTCTGGACAGCAGGCCATTTCCCTGATGAACCAATTATGCCGGGTGTACTGATTGTGGAAGCCTTAGCACAAACAGGCGGAGTGTTATGTTTAAAAACAGTTCCGGATCCGGAAAATTATCAAACGTATTTCTTAAAAATTGAGAACGCTAAGTTTAAACAAAAAGTAGTACCTGGTGATACACTTGTTTTCAGAATGGACTTGGTGGATCCTATTCGCCGTGGCATGTGTCACATGAAGGGCTTGGCTTACGTTGGAAATAAATTAGTTTGTGAGGCTGACATGACAGCACAAATTGTGAAGGTGAGAAATTTAGATAAACCGGTTGTTGCATAATTATGATTTCTAATCTCGCTAGCGTAAGCCCCAAAGCAAAAATAGGTAACAACGTAAAAATTGACGCCTTTGCCACTGTATACGAGGGTGTGGAAATTGGTGACAATACCTGGATTGGCCCGAATGCTGTTATTTTCCCAGATACAATAATTGGTCACGACTGTAAAATTTTTCCGGGTGCTTGTATTGGTCCGGTTTCGCAAGATTTAAAATATCGCGGTGAACCGGCTAATACCGTTGTAGGAAATAATACGGTGATTCGTGAGTACGTTACCATTCATAAAGGTACGGCAGACAGAATGACCACTAAGGTTGGCGACAATTGTTTATTGATGGCTTATGTTCACATTGCACACGATTGTATTATTGGAAACAATGTTATAATGGCAAGTTATGCAGGTTTATCTGGACATATCACCATTGAAGATTACGCTATTTTAGAAGGTAATGTTGGCGCGCAACAATTCACTTCGGTTGGCGCACATGCTTTTGTTGCCGGCGGAAGTTTGATTCGAAAAAGTGTACCTCCGTTTATCCGTGTAGCACGTGAACCATTACAATATATTGGTGTAAACTCAGTAGGATTAGCAAGAAGAGGATTTGATAAAGAAAAAATTCAGGAAATCGAAAATATTTACCGTACCATTTTTGTACACAACAACTCCATTACCAAAGCGCTTGAAATTGTGGAAGCTGAAATGCCCGAAACTGAAGTCAGAAACCAAATTATCAACTTCATCAGGGGTTGTAAAGATGGTGTTGTAAAAGGAGTTTAATTTGAGTTTATTCGTCATTGCGAGGAGGAACGACGAAGCAATCTGTTTTATGCCAAGTACTAACCTACACATACAATTAAACGACATTGGAAAGAAATTTGGTAAAGAATGGATTTTTAAAAACATTAATCTTACCATTGATTCAGGAGATAAATTAGTTATACTTGGTGGCAACGGCTCCGGAAAATCAACTTTACTTCAAATTATATCGGGTTACGTTTTACCAAATGCTGGGGATTTAAATTATAACCTTGACGGGAAATCCATCGACAAAGAAGAATACCAGAAATATATAAGTCTGGCTTCACCCTACCTTGATTTAATTGAAGATTACACATTGGAAGAAATCATCAATCATTGTGCGATTTACAAACCCTTTTTAAAAAACTTAGATACGGCAAGAATCATTGAATTAAGCGGACTAAGTGCTGCGAAAAACAAATTCATTAAAAACTACAGCAGCGGCATGCGCCAGCGCGTGAGGTTAACTTTAGCCATATTAGCTGATTGCGAAATTTTACTGCTGGATGAACCCGTATCCAACCTTGATAAAAATGCCATCGACTGGTTTAAAGGTTTAGTTAAGGATTACGCCTCGCATAAAACCATTATTGTATGCTCAAATTCTATTAAGGAAGAGTTTGAATTCTGCACAAAAGAGTTAAACGTAGCGGATTATAAAAAAAATTAACAAGCTAATTAGTATTTAGATTAGTATCTTTACCTCATGAATAAAATGGATCTCAGCGACTGGTTTATTATAGCATTTGTGGCTACCATTTTCTTTATTGGTGCTATTACCATTTATAAATTCATGCGTAAAAAATGATGAACGCTTTACATATTCTTTTCTTAAACCTTGGCGGCGGCGAAGTGGTGATGATATTGTTTGTGATTTTACTTTTATTTGGAGGTAAAGGCATTCCGAATATTGCAAAAGCATTAGGCAAAGGTATACGCGAATTTAAAGACGCCAGTGAAGGTATTAAACGTGATATTCAGGAAAGCACCGGTGGCATCACCAATCAGGTTCACGAACAAATTCAGGAAATAAAAAAAGAGATTGAGGACAAGTAAGGTTTACAAATAAAAACCAACTCCAAATCTAATCGCAAATTGGCGCAACAAGTACTTCGAATGCGCTTTCTTCTCGCCAAACACATCTTCATAATCCGGACGATTGTTTTTCGAAACTAAATCTGTAATTCCCATAGTATACGCAGGATTAAATAGTATAAACGCATTATCGCTAACTTTTGCTTTAATACCAAAACCGAGAACATAAGCTAAATTTACTCTGGCAGGCTCCATACTTAAGGTTTTATCATACTTATAACTTTTATAACCATAGTAAGCATCATCTTCAATTAAAAAGTAAACGTTGTCGAATGTAGTATGCGGATAGGCTCCTTTATTCTTAAAAGTTCCTTCCTGTTTGTTTTTTGCACTTCCCACAAAATTTATTTTAAAGCCTGCATCGATAAAAAACTGTACACTTGAATTTACCGGTGCTTGGATACGCAATTGTATCGGCACTTCACCGGTATGTACAGTTCGTGTATGTGTGTAATTGGCATCCGCTACCGCGTAATAAATATAGCCGTCTCTGTCGATTTGAGTTGACTCACTCCAAAACGCGCCTCTGTATTCGGTGATGTTCTTATAGCCTGAATATTCTAATCCTATTATAAATCCCAGGTTTTTGTTAAAGTATTTGCAATAATTAAAACCAAGATTAAACCAGTTTGCTCCGCTGGTTTTAGCGTACTTATCACTCTTTAGATTATCATTTATAATATTTGTAGAGGATTGTCCAACAAACAAAGAAAATTCTTTATCCTTAAACGAATCACTATCTTGTGCAAAAATCGAGATGCTTAAAAAAAGTAAGCCTGCCAGAATGCTATTTTTAGTATACATATTTCATTTTTTTAACAAATATAAAATATTTTATATAATGTTATTTATTGCTTCCGGAGTCTATTCACAACCCGATAAAATCAAAATAAAAAAAGAAGATTACTCTATTTACTTTTTTAATTCAGGCAAAAAAACAGACACGATTCAAAATACCAACAACACATTTGTTTTGAAACTTGGCGTATCACGTCGCTGCAATACTTTTATTGAAATAGAAAATGGTAAATTGGCTGAAACAGAAAGCGACAGTCTTTTTAAATTGATGTATATGCCGGGCATGAATTACCGTCATCTTTACCGCGATACTGTTGTGACTGAATTACCGGCAAAGAGTTCCATGGCCCCGGCCAAAACCAGAATATACCAAAAGTGTGGTTTGTTTACGACGCAAGTGAATGGTTCAAGTGGCAATGCGCAAAACCGAACCATCAGCATCAAATTCAAAAGCTTTCAAAACGATACAATTTACCTTAGTAATAAGTACTATTTTAAGTAGAATAGATTCCTCCCGATGGTCGGAATGACATTTATTTCAATTTGTCATTTCGAGCCTAAGCGAGAAATCTCAATAAAGAAAAGATTCCTGTTTACTCCCGATAGCTATCGGGACGGAATGACGTGACCTTTAAAATGCAGCTTTCCTACACTCCAAATCTGACATTTTTCTGTTATATTTAGCAAAACAATTTTATGAGCACAGCAACAGGAAAACATCCAAAAGGACTACCCTATTTGTTCTTTACCGAAATGTGGGAGCGTTTTGGCTATTACCTCATGATAGGCATTTTTGTTTTATATATGACCGATCTTCCTGGCAAAGGAGGATTAGGATTAGATAATTCTGATGCCGCAGATATATTCGGAACCTTCATTGCCTTCGTGTATTTAACGCCGTTTATGGGTGGTTTACTCGCCGATTTAAAATTAGGTTACCGTTTCTCCATTACACTAGGTGGGATTTTAATGGGTGTTGGATATTGCATGCTCGCTATTCCCGAAAAATGGGCTTTTTATGCTTCCCTCGGAACTATGATTGTCGGCAATGGATTTTTTAAACCAAACATTTCTACTCTTCTTGGGAATTTATATAACGATCCTCAATACAAAGCCAATAAAGATTTTGGTTTCAAT
Coding sequences within it:
- a CDS encoding bifunctional UDP-3-O-[3-hydroxymyristoyl] N-acetylglucosamine deacetylase/3-hydroxyacyl-ACP dehydratase; translation: MSDKQHTIKQKVSVTGVGLHTGKKVTLTFNPAPENHWFKFQRTDVEGQPIIEADADLVVDTSRGTTLEKNGVRVHTTEHVLAALVGLGIDNCLIQVDGPEMPIMDGSSWKFIEALEAAEIVEQDAEREYFELTENLTYEDPIKKVEMLAVPQETFRVTVMVDYNSEVLGTQHAGMYHIGEFKEEISKCRTFVFLHELEALLAHNLIKGGDLDNAIVLVENELPKEKLDHLKKLFNKEHVEVKGRGVLNNTKLHFYNEPARHKLLDIVGDLALAGKPMKIHVLAARPGHAGNVAFAKKIKEVMKKQKNERMVPKLDLTATPVCNVRDIQTILPHRPPFLMVDKILELTPEYVIGVKNVTMTEFWTAGHFPDEPIMPGVLIVEALAQTGGVLCLKTVPDPENYQTYFLKIENAKFKQKVVPGDTLVFRMDLVDPIRRGMCHMKGLAYVGNKLVCEADMTAQIVKVRNLDKPVVA
- a CDS encoding twin-arginine translocase TatA/TatE family subunit, with product MNALHILFLNLGGGEVVMILFVILLLFGGKGIPNIAKALGKGIREFKDASEGIKRDIQESTGGITNQVHEQIQEIKKEIEDK
- a CDS encoding glycosyltransferase, with amino-acid sequence MFTTTNKTVILSVINDLATDQRVLRSANVLKEQGYEVLLFGRELKNSPSVAHLPYKTKRIKMLFTSGPAFYLFFNLRLLLFLLKQKSTLLFANDLDTIWPNYFVAKLRKLPLIYDSHEIFCEVPELQKTPIKKKIWESLEAKIIPKLTYCITVNQSIADYFNQKYKINFVAVRNIPETITQTPKTKTQLGMPSNKTILILQGAGINIQRGAEELVEAMQYIEKAHLYIIGGGDVFETLKKSVKQLNLGHKITIKEKMPKSELQHYTFNSDIGISIDKDSNLNYHYSLPNKFFDYTQANLAVLATRLPEIEKLIKTYNVGCFINHHEPQHIANTVNDMIESGQLSEWKNNCQRLNQENNWEHEKQKLIQVITSIH
- the lpxA gene encoding acyl-ACP--UDP-N-acetylglucosamine O-acyltransferase, whose protein sequence is MISNLASVSPKAKIGNNVKIDAFATVYEGVEIGDNTWIGPNAVIFPDTIIGHDCKIFPGACIGPVSQDLKYRGEPANTVVGNNTVIREYVTIHKGTADRMTTKVGDNCLLMAYVHIAHDCIIGNNVIMASYAGLSGHITIEDYAILEGNVGAQQFTSVGAHAFVAGGSLIRKSVPPFIRVAREPLQYIGVNSVGLARRGFDKEKIQEIENIYRTIFVHNNSITKALEIVEAEMPETEVRNQIINFIRGCKDGVVKGV
- a CDS encoding ABC transporter ATP-binding protein, producing the protein MPSTNLHIQLNDIGKKFGKEWIFKNINLTIDSGDKLVILGGNGSGKSTLLQIISGYVLPNAGDLNYNLDGKSIDKEEYQKYISLASPYLDLIEDYTLEEIINHCAIYKPFLKNLDTARIIELSGLSAAKNKFIKNYSSGMRQRVRLTLAILADCEILLLDEPVSNLDKNAIDWFKGLVKDYASHKTIIVCSNSIKEEFEFCTKELNVADYKKN
- a CDS encoding outer membrane beta-barrel protein, whose product is MYTKNSILAGLLFLSISIFAQDSDSFKDKEFSLFVGQSSTNIINDNLKSDKYAKTSGANWFNLGFNYCKYFNKNLGFIIGLEYSGYKNITEYRGAFWSESTQIDRDGYIYYAVADANYTHTRTVHTGEVPIQLRIQAPVNSSVQFFIDAGFKINFVGSAKNKQEGTFKNKGAYPHTTFDNVYFLIEDDAYYGYKSYKYDKTLSMEPARVNLAYVLGFGIKAKVSDNAFILFNPAYTMGITDLVSKNNRPDYEDVFGEKKAHSKYLLRQFAIRFGVGFYL
- the lpxD gene encoding UDP-3-O-(3-hydroxymyristoyl)glucosamine N-acyltransferase, producing MEFSAQQIAGLLGGTIEGNENAKVSNLSKIEEGKPGTLSFLANPLYTPHIYETDASIVIVNKTLQLDKPVKSTCTLIRVDDAYGCFAKLLEMYNQFKLNKTGIEQPSHISKTATLGKDCYVGAFAYIGENVKIGNNVKIYPQCYIGDNTTIGDDCTFYSGVKIYHDCVVGKDVTIHASTVVGSDGFGFAPNSENNYKKVPQIGNVIIEDHVEIGSNTSIDRATLGSTIIRKGVKLDNLIQIAHNVEVGENTVMAGGAFIAGSTKIGKNVMIGGQAGVIGHLKVADGVKIAGQSGVGSNIETENEIVQGSPAFGIGEYKRAYVLFRGLPKLNERVRELEKQLKNSK
- the murB gene encoding UDP-N-acetylmuramate dehydrogenase, with protein sequence MIKIADNVSLKPYNTFGIEASCNHFVEINSVSDLNALLDSDVYKRNKHLIIGGGSNILLTKNFDGLVIKNNLKGIEVVREEGDYVFVKASAGEVWHEFVQWCIQRNLAGLENLSLIPGCVGASPMQNIGAYGVEIKDVFDCLEAIDLKNGTLKEFTKQACNFGYRESVFKHELKNKFMIVSVTFRLNKKINLNTSYGAINTELESMGVKQPGINDVSQAVINIRSSKLPDPKVMGNAGSFFKNPEVEVSEYERIKKQFPNVVAYPLENGNYKLAAGWLIEQSGLKGYQVGNAAVHDKQALVLVNKGGANGDEIYSLSEHVLQTVFAKFGVKLEREVNII